Proteins encoded by one window of Capra hircus breed San Clemente chromosome 8, ASM170441v1, whole genome shotgun sequence:
- the GADD45G gene encoding growth arrest and DNA damage-inducible protein GADD45 gamma gives MTLEEVRGQDTVPESTARMQGAGKALHELLLSAQRQGCLTAGVYESAKVLNVDPDNVTFCVLAADEEDEGDIALQIHFTLIQAFCCENDIDIVRVGDVQRLAAIVGTGDESGAPGDLHCILISNPNEDAWKDPALEKLSLFCEESRSVNDWVPNITLPE, from the exons ATGACTCTGGAAGAAGTTCGTGGCCAGGACACGGTTCCAGAAAGCACAGCCAG GATGCAGGGCGCCGGGAAAGCGTTGCACGAGCTGCTGTTGTCTGCGCAGCGCCAAGGCTGCCTCACGGCCGGCGTCTACGAGTCAGCCAAAGTCCTGAACGT GGACCCCGACAATGTGACCTTCTGCGTGCTTGCCGCTGACGAGGAGGACGAGGGCGATATCGCGCTGCAGATCCACTTCACTTTGATCCAAGCGTTCTGCTGTGAGAACGACATAGACATCGTCCGCGTGGGCGACGTGCAGCGGCTGGCGGCGATCGTGGGTACCGGCGACGAGTCGGGGGCACCTGGAGACCTGCACTGTATCCTCATTTCG AACCCCAATGAGGACGCATGGAAGGACCCCGCCTTGGAGAAGCTTAGCCTGTTCTGCGAGGAGAGCCGCAGCGTCAACGACTGGGTGCCCAATATTACCCTTCCCGAGTGA